One region of Zingiber officinale cultivar Zhangliang chromosome 7B, Zo_v1.1, whole genome shotgun sequence genomic DNA includes:
- the LOC122003924 gene encoding uncharacterized protein LOC122003924, which yields MPPVADDHNHPPLLFQFRPFRFRVAGLPPRAVPRRKKMSVVRLGSHSGWGWRGGRRIVAGFLRRIRLRWLVAKYRAMLTQLRECHRSLVRDLTEGAGSSEARHARIMMEAYFAAPLFPVSTVSRNLSY from the coding sequence ATGCCTCCGGTTGCCGACGACCACAACCACCCACCCCTGCTCTTCCAATTCCGTCCGTTCCGCTTCCGCGTGGCAGGCCTCCCCCCGAGAGCAGTGCCGAGGCGGAAGAAGATGTCGGTGGTCCGTCTCGGTTCGCACAGTGGGTGGGGCTGGCGTGGCGGTCGACGGATCGTTGCCGGTTTCCTCCGTCGGATACGTCTCCGGTGGCTCGTGGCCAAGTACCGGGCCATGCTGACGCAGTTGCGGGAGTGTCACCGTTCGCTCGTGCGGGATCTGACTGAGGGAGCCGGCTCCTCAGAGGCCAGACACGCCCGGATCATGATGGAAGCCTACTTCGCCGCCCCCCTCTTTCCCGTCTCCACTGTAAGCCGAAACCTTTCCTATTAG